A window from Pseudomonas frederiksbergensis encodes these proteins:
- the pssA gene encoding CDP-diacylglycerol--serine O-phosphatidyltransferase, which translates to MSERPEEPNQASDAESLLPIDEHIEEGHDAEGRKVRHRGIYLLPNLFTTANLFAGFYSIINSMSAQSALGAGDSIGASKYFAFAAIAIFVAMVLDGLDGRVARMTNTQSAFGAEYDSLSDMVAFGVAPALLAFGWALGDMGKVGWMVAFIYVAGAALRLARFNTQVGTADKRYFIGLASPAAAGVVAGIVWAFSDYGIQGSKMSFLVALMVAAAGMLMVSNIKYNSFKELDLKGRVPFVAILAVVLVFAVVFSDPPRILLLVFLAYAASGPVQYLLRLRRHKKAE; encoded by the coding sequence ATGAGCGAACGTCCCGAAGAGCCAAACCAGGCTTCTGACGCCGAAAGCCTGCTGCCCATCGATGAGCACATCGAGGAAGGGCATGACGCTGAAGGCCGTAAAGTCCGGCATCGTGGTATCTATCTTTTGCCGAATCTGTTCACCACTGCGAATCTGTTCGCAGGGTTTTATTCCATCATCAACTCGATGAGCGCCCAGAGCGCCTTGGGTGCCGGTGATTCGATTGGTGCGAGCAAGTATTTTGCTTTCGCTGCGATCGCGATTTTTGTCGCAATGGTGCTCGACGGCCTCGATGGTCGCGTGGCCCGTATGACCAATACCCAGAGCGCCTTCGGTGCTGAATACGACTCGCTGTCCGACATGGTCGCGTTCGGTGTTGCGCCAGCATTGTTGGCATTCGGTTGGGCTTTGGGCGATATGGGTAAGGTCGGCTGGATGGTCGCCTTCATTTATGTAGCCGGTGCGGCGTTGCGTCTGGCGCGTTTCAATACCCAGGTCGGCACTGCGGACAAGCGCTACTTCATTGGTCTGGCCAGTCCGGCTGCTGCTGGCGTGGTTGCAGGCATTGTCTGGGCGTTCAGTGATTACGGCATCCAGGGCTCGAAGATGTCCTTCCTGGTGGCGCTGATGGTTGCGGCTGCCGGCATGCTGATGGTCAGTAACATCAAGTACAACAGCTTCAAGGAGCTGGACTTGAAAGGGCGTGTGCCTTTCGTGGCCATCCTCGCGGTGGTGTTGGTGTTTGCCGTGGTCTTCAGTGATCCTCCACGCATTCTGTTGCTGGTTTTCCTCGCTTATGCGGCTTCCGGCCCGGTGCAGTACTTGTTGCGTCTTCGTCGGCACAAAAAAGCCGAGTGA
- the ilvC gene encoding ketol-acid reductoisomerase, with protein sequence MKVYYEKDCDLSIIQGKKVAIIGYGSQGHAQACNLKDSGVDVTVGLRKGSATVAKAEAHGLKVTDVASAVAAADLVMILTPDEFQSALYKNEIEPNIKKGATLAFSHGFAIHYNQVVPRADLDVIMIAPKAPGHTVRSEFVKGGGIPDLIAIYQDASGNAKNVALSYAAGVGGGRTGIIETTFKDETETDLFGEQAVLCGGTVELVKAGFETLVEAGYAPEMAYFECLHELKLIVDLMYEGGIANMNYSISNNAEYGEYVTGPEVINAESRQAMRNALKRIQDGEYAKMFISEGATGYPSMTAKRRNNAAHGIEIIGEQLRSMMPWIGANKIVDKAKN encoded by the coding sequence ATGAAAGTTTATTACGAAAAAGACTGCGACCTGTCGATCATCCAGGGCAAGAAAGTTGCCATCATCGGTTACGGTTCCCAGGGCCACGCTCAAGCGTGCAACCTGAAAGACTCCGGCGTTGACGTTACTGTTGGCCTGCGTAAAGGTTCGGCGACTGTTGCCAAAGCTGAAGCTCACGGCCTGAAAGTGACCGACGTTGCTTCCGCTGTTGCGGCTGCCGACCTGGTCATGATCCTGACCCCGGACGAGTTCCAGTCCGCTCTGTACAAGAACGAAATCGAGCCGAACATCAAGAAAGGCGCCACCCTGGCCTTCTCCCACGGCTTCGCAATCCACTACAACCAGGTTGTTCCACGCGCTGACCTCGACGTGATCATGATCGCGCCGAAAGCTCCGGGCCACACTGTGCGTTCCGAGTTCGTCAAAGGCGGCGGTATCCCTGACCTGATCGCTATCTATCAGGATGCTTCCGGCAACGCCAAAAACGTTGCACTGTCCTACGCCGCTGGCGTTGGTGGCGGTCGTACCGGCATCATCGAAACCACCTTCAAGGACGAGACCGAAACCGACCTGTTCGGCGAACAAGCCGTTCTGTGTGGTGGTACCGTTGAACTGGTTAAAGCCGGTTTCGAAACCCTGGTTGAAGCTGGCTACGCGCCGGAAATGGCCTACTTCGAATGCCTGCACGAATTGAAGCTGATCGTTGACCTCATGTACGAAGGCGGTATCGCCAACATGAACTACTCGATCTCCAACAATGCTGAGTACGGCGAGTACGTGACCGGTCCGGAAGTGATCAACGCCGAATCCCGTCAGGCCATGCGCAACGCCCTGAAACGTATTCAGGACGGCGAATACGCCAAGATGTTCATCAGCGAAGGCGCTACCGGCTATCCTTCGATGACCGCCAAGCGTCGTAACAACGCCGCTCACGGTATCGAAATCATCGGCGAGCAACTGCGCTCCATGATGCCGTGGATCGGTGCCAACAAGATCGTCGACAAAGCTAAAAACTAA
- the ilvN gene encoding acetolactate synthase small subunit: protein MRHIISLLLENEPGALSRVVGLFSQRNYNIESLTVAPTEDPTLSRLTLTTVGHDEVIEQITKNLNKLIEVVKLVDLSESAHIERELMLVKVKATGAQRAEIKRTTDIYRGQIVDVSASVYTVQLTGTSDKLDSFIQSIGTASILETVRSGVTGIARGDKVLSI, encoded by the coding sequence ATGCGGCACATTATTTCCTTGCTTCTGGAAAACGAACCGGGCGCTCTGTCTCGTGTAGTCGGCCTGTTCTCGCAGCGCAACTACAACATCGAAAGCCTGACCGTGGCACCTACCGAAGACCCGACCCTGTCGCGTCTGACGCTGACCACGGTTGGCCATGATGAAGTTATCGAGCAGATCACCAAGAACCTGAACAAGTTGATCGAAGTGGTCAAACTGGTCGACCTGTCGGAGAGTGCTCACATCGAGCGCGAGCTGATGCTGGTCAAGGTCAAGGCTACCGGTGCCCAGCGCGCCGAGATCAAACGCACTACCGATATTTATCGTGGGCAGATCGTTGACGTCAGCGCTAGCGTGTATACCGTTCAATTGACCGGTACCAGCGACAAGCTCGACAGCTTCATTCAGTCCATTGGCACCGCCTCGATTCTGGAGACCGTCCGCAGCGGCGTAACCGGTATTGCCCGCGGCGACAAAGTACTCAGCATCTAA
- a CDS encoding acetolactate synthase 3 large subunit has translation MELLSGGEMLVRFLRDEGVKYIYGYPGGALLHVYDALFKEPEVTHILVRHEQAATHMADGYARATGKAGVVLVTSGPGATNAITGIATAYMDSIPMVVISGQVPSTMVGTDAFQETDMIGISRPIVKHSFMIKHASEIPEVMKKAFYLAQSGRPGPVVVDIPKDMTNPAEKFEYIFPKKAKLRSYSPAVRGHSGQIRKAAEMLLAAKRPVMYAGGGVILGGGSAPLTELAKMLNLPVTNTLMGLGAYPGTDRQFIGMLGMHGSYTANLAMHHADVILAVGARFDDRVINGPAKFCPNAKIIHIDIDPASISKTIKADVPIVGPVESVLTEMVAILKEIGETPNKESVASWWKQVDEWRGDRGLFPYDKGDGSVIKPQTVIETLCEVTKGNAFVASDVGQHQMFAAQYYTFNKPNRWINSGGLGTMGFGFPAAMGIKLSFPDDDVACVTGEGSIQMNIQELSTCLQYGLPVKIVILNNGVLGMVRQWQDMSYGSRHSHSYMESLPDFVKLAEAYGHVGMRITDSKDLKSKMEEAFAMKDRLVIIDVSVDTSEHVYPMQIKDGSMRDMWLSKTERT, from the coding sequence GTGGAGCTTTTATCTGGCGGTGAGATGCTCGTCCGCTTTTTGCGTGACGAAGGCGTCAAATATATCTACGGGTACCCGGGTGGTGCTCTTCTTCATGTTTACGATGCGCTGTTCAAAGAACCGGAAGTGACCCACATCCTGGTTCGTCACGAACAGGCTGCGACCCATATGGCTGACGGCTATGCCCGTGCCACCGGTAAAGCCGGTGTGGTACTGGTAACCTCCGGCCCGGGCGCAACCAACGCCATTACCGGTATTGCCACGGCCTACATGGACTCCATTCCGATGGTGGTCATTTCCGGCCAGGTGCCTAGCACCATGGTGGGCACTGATGCGTTCCAGGAAACCGACATGATCGGTATCTCCCGGCCGATCGTGAAGCACAGCTTCATGATCAAGCACGCGTCGGAAATCCCGGAAGTCATGAAGAAAGCGTTCTACCTCGCGCAATCCGGTCGTCCTGGTCCTGTCGTTGTCGATATCCCGAAAGACATGACCAACCCGGCCGAGAAGTTCGAATACATCTTCCCGAAAAAAGCCAAGCTGCGTTCCTACAGCCCGGCCGTTCGCGGTCACTCCGGGCAAATCCGCAAGGCGGCAGAAATGCTCCTGGCGGCCAAGCGTCCTGTGATGTATGCAGGCGGCGGCGTGATTCTCGGTGGTGGCTCCGCGCCGCTGACCGAGTTGGCGAAGATGCTCAACCTGCCAGTGACCAATACCCTGATGGGGCTGGGTGCCTACCCTGGCACCGACCGTCAGTTTATCGGCATGCTCGGCATGCACGGCAGCTACACCGCTAACCTGGCGATGCACCATGCCGACGTGATCCTTGCCGTCGGTGCTCGTTTCGACGACCGCGTGATCAACGGCCCGGCCAAGTTCTGCCCGAATGCCAAGATCATTCACATCGACATCGACCCGGCTTCGATCTCCAAGACCATCAAGGCAGACGTGCCTATCGTCGGTCCGGTCGAGAGTGTCCTGACCGAGATGGTCGCGATCCTCAAGGAAATCGGCGAGACCCCGAACAAGGAGTCCGTTGCCAGCTGGTGGAAGCAAGTGGATGAGTGGCGCGGTGATCGTGGCCTGTTCCCTTACGACAAGGGCGACGGCAGCGTCATCAAGCCGCAGACCGTGATCGAAACCCTGTGTGAAGTGACCAAGGGCAATGCCTTTGTTGCCTCCGACGTGGGCCAGCACCAGATGTTCGCGGCGCAGTACTACACGTTCAACAAGCCAAACCGCTGGATCAACTCCGGCGGCCTGGGCACCATGGGTTTCGGTTTTCCGGCGGCCATGGGCATTAAGTTGAGCTTCCCGGATGACGACGTCGCCTGCGTCACGGGCGAGGGCAGCATCCAGATGAACATTCAGGAACTGTCGACCTGCCTGCAATATGGTTTGCCGGTAAAAATCGTCATCCTGAACAACGGTGTTCTGGGTATGGTTCGCCAGTGGCAAGACATGAGCTATGGCAGCCGTCACTCGCATTCCTACATGGAATCGCTGCCTGATTTCGTCAAGCTGGCGGAGGCCTATGGCCATGTCGGCATGCGCATCACCGACTCGAAAGATTTGAAGTCGAAGATGGAGGAAGCGTTCGCCATGAAAGATCGCCTGGTGATCATTGATGTTTCGGTCGACACCAGCGAGCACGTCTACCCGATGCAGATCAAAGACGGCTCCATGCGCGATATGTGGCTGAGCAAGACGGAGCGTACATAA
- a CDS encoding DUF4124 domain-containing protein: MRTFFLTVSLLIGISPLGMAAQIYKWVDAQGVTHFDAQPPPGREATTVVTPSSPASNQPPPPRSSAIGDQQAIDKEVKKQVAEQQAQLEAFCEQARTNLAQLQNNPRIREDVEGEMRRLTDQQRQDRISEAQKQIAENCQ; this comes from the coding sequence ATGCGAACGTTTTTCCTGACCGTCAGCCTGCTGATTGGCATCAGCCCTCTGGGCATGGCCGCTCAGATCTATAAATGGGTCGACGCCCAGGGCGTTACCCACTTCGACGCCCAGCCGCCCCCAGGCCGGGAAGCCACCACCGTGGTCACGCCCTCCTCGCCTGCCAGCAACCAGCCCCCGCCGCCACGCAGCAGCGCTATTGGTGATCAACAGGCCATCGACAAAGAAGTGAAAAAGCAGGTCGCCGAGCAGCAGGCCCAGCTAGAGGCATTCTGCGAACAGGCGCGGACGAACCTGGCTCAACTGCAGAACAATCCGCGGATACGGGAAGATGTTGAAGGCGAGATGCGCCGCCTGACCGACCAGCAGCGGCAGGATCGCATCAGCGAAGCACAGAAGCAGATTGCGGAAAACTGCCAATAG
- a CDS encoding YqcC family protein, with translation MDARFPKIAEQLLLIERELRVQGWWDEVSPSAEALSSVEPFSVDTLDFEQWLQWIFLPRMKMILEQDLPLPNASGIQEMAEMVFAARNVQGRDRQLQVLLKEFDLLITASR, from the coding sequence ATGGATGCGCGCTTTCCGAAGATTGCCGAACAGTTGCTGCTGATCGAGCGCGAGCTGCGGGTCCAGGGTTGGTGGGACGAGGTCTCGCCCTCCGCCGAAGCGCTTTCCAGTGTCGAACCGTTCTCGGTCGATACGCTGGATTTCGAGCAGTGGCTGCAATGGATCTTCCTGCCGCGGATGAAGATGATCCTCGAGCAGGATCTGCCCTTGCCCAACGCTTCGGGAATTCAGGAGATGGCCGAAATGGTTTTCGCCGCGCGTAATGTCCAAGGCAGGGATCGGCAGCTTCAGGTCTTGCTCAAAGAGTTCGACCTGTTGATCACCGCCTCTCGCTAA
- a CDS encoding tetratricopeptide repeat protein — MNKWLIPAVTAVALLSGCSSVQRGSIPVVDSGSAVSNSERVSANGGFRQTTTKRPVQAQTQAIPQGDTGVVVMVPGGGAVTSAPISTAPITPGPITPGPIDTSPVQSAPINQGSYSMPSTPSGIPSASSGGLSADEQLDGPVLALLTTAQQQQASGDLNGASSSLERAQRVAPREPQVLYRLAQVRMAQGDAAQAEQFARRGLTFANGRPALQASLWELIAQAREKQGDSAGAALARQKAKVSL; from the coding sequence GTGAACAAGTGGTTGATTCCAGCGGTTACCGCCGTGGCTTTGCTCAGCGGTTGCTCCTCCGTACAACGCGGGTCGATTCCGGTTGTGGATTCCGGAAGCGCCGTTTCTAACAGTGAGCGGGTATCGGCGAATGGCGGTTTCCGTCAGACGACGACTAAACGTCCTGTGCAAGCCCAGACTCAGGCGATTCCACAAGGTGATACCGGCGTCGTCGTGATGGTGCCAGGTGGCGGTGCAGTGACGTCGGCACCGATCAGCACCGCGCCGATCACGCCAGGCCCGATTACCCCGGGGCCGATCGATACCTCGCCGGTCCAGTCGGCACCGATCAATCAGGGCAGCTACAGCATGCCGTCGACGCCGAGTGGGATTCCTTCGGCAAGCTCCGGTGGCTTATCTGCCGACGAACAACTGGACGGTCCGGTTCTGGCATTGCTGACTACCGCTCAGCAGCAACAGGCGAGCGGTGATCTCAACGGTGCTTCTTCCAGCCTCGAGCGCGCCCAGCGTGTTGCGCCGCGGGAGCCGCAAGTGCTTTATCGTCTGGCTCAAGTGCGTATGGCTCAAGGCGATGCGGCACAAGCCGAGCAGTTCGCTCGTCGTGGCCTGACCTTCGCCAATGGTCGTCCGGCACTTCAGGCCAGCCTGTGGGAATTGATCGCTCAGGCGCGTGAGAAACAGGGTGATTCTGCTGGCGCAGCATTGGCCCGTCAGAAGGCCAAGGTTTCGCTGTGA
- the mrcB gene encoding penicillin-binding protein 1B: MTRTRSPRTPKKPPSKGLRPWLGWALKLSLVGLVVLAGFAVYLDAIVQEKFSGKRWTIPAKVYARPLELFVGQKLSKDDFLTELDALGYRRESVVNGPGAASVSGNTVNLNTRGFQFYEGMEQAQPVRVRFSGDYVAELSATNGSKLSVVRLEPLLIGGLYPKNLEDRILIKIDQVPPYLLETLVAVEDRDFYHHFGVSPKSIARAIWVNGSSGRMRQGGSTLTQQLVKNFYLTNERSLSRKLTEAMMALLLELHYDKPEILEAYLNEVFIGQDGQRAVHGFGLASQFFFSQPLAELKLHQVALLVGMVKGPSSYNPRRYPERALERRNLVLDVLQEQGVATAEQVEAAKKMPLGVTKRGSLADSSFPGFLDLVKRQLREDYRDEDLTEEGLRIFTSFDPILQMKAEASVNDTFKRLSGRKGSDEVEAAMVVTNPETGEVQAMIGSRQAGFAGFNRALDAVRPIGSLIKPAVYLTALEKPSQYTLTSWLSDDSFSVKGADGQVWKPQNYDRRSHGTVFLYQGLAHSYNLSTARLGLAVGVPNVLKTLARLGVSREFPAFPSMLLGAGGLTPIEVATMYQTLANGGFNTPMRGIRSVLTAEGEPLKRYPFQIQQRFDPASIYLVQSAMQRVMREGTGSSVYNVLPKTLTLAGKTGTSNDSRDSWFAGFSQDLLAVVWLGRDDNGKTPFTGATGALQVWTSFMRKADPLPLDMPQPDNIVQAWVDSRTGQGSDANCPGAVQMPYIRGSEPPPGAACGGESPVSGETVMDWVKGWMN; encoded by the coding sequence ATGACTCGTACTCGATCCCCCCGCACCCCCAAAAAACCACCTTCCAAGGGCCTGCGCCCCTGGCTGGGCTGGGCCCTTAAACTCAGTCTGGTCGGCCTTGTGGTGCTGGCCGGGTTCGCGGTTTACCTCGACGCGATTGTCCAGGAGAAATTCTCCGGCAAGCGCTGGACCATTCCGGCCAAGGTGTACGCGCGCCCGCTGGAGCTGTTCGTCGGACAAAAGCTCAGCAAGGACGATTTTCTGACTGAGCTCGATGCCTTGGGTTATCGACGGGAAAGCGTGGTCAACGGCCCCGGCGCAGCCTCGGTCAGCGGCAATACCGTCAATTTGAATACCCGTGGTTTTCAGTTCTATGAAGGCATGGAGCAAGCGCAACCGGTACGGGTGCGTTTCTCCGGTGATTACGTGGCCGAACTGTCGGCGACCAACGGTTCGAAGCTTTCGGTCGTGCGCCTCGAGCCACTGCTGATCGGTGGCCTGTACCCGAAAAACCTCGAAGACCGGATCCTGATCAAGATCGATCAGGTGCCGCCGTACTTGCTCGAAACCCTGGTGGCTGTTGAAGACCGCGACTTCTATCACCACTTTGGCGTTTCGCCGAAGTCGATCGCGCGGGCGATCTGGGTCAACGGTTCTTCCGGCCGCATGCGTCAGGGCGGCAGTACGCTGACTCAACAGTTGGTCAAAAACTTCTACCTGACCAACGAACGCAGCCTGAGCCGCAAGCTCACCGAAGCCATGATGGCGCTGCTGCTTGAGCTGCATTACGACAAGCCGGAAATCCTTGAGGCTTACCTCAACGAAGTGTTCATCGGTCAGGACGGTCAGCGTGCGGTGCACGGTTTTGGCCTGGCGAGCCAGTTTTTCTTCAGCCAGCCGTTGGCCGAACTGAAGCTGCATCAAGTGGCGTTGCTGGTGGGCATGGTCAAAGGGCCGTCTTCCTACAACCCTCGTCGTTATCCGGAGCGGGCCCTTGAGCGGCGCAACCTGGTACTCGACGTATTGCAGGAGCAGGGCGTCGCCACTGCCGAGCAAGTCGAAGCGGCGAAGAAGATGCCGTTGGGCGTGACCAAGCGCGGCAGCCTGGCGGATAGCTCATTCCCTGGCTTCCTCGACCTGGTCAAGCGTCAGCTGCGTGAAGACTATCGCGACGAAGACTTGACCGAGGAAGGTCTACGGATCTTCACCAGTTTCGACCCGATCCTGCAGATGAAAGCCGAGGCGTCGGTCAACGACACCTTCAAGCGGCTCTCCGGGCGCAAGGGTTCCGATGAGGTTGAAGCGGCCATGGTCGTGACCAACCCGGAAACAGGTGAAGTCCAGGCCATGATCGGCAGTCGTCAGGCGGGTTTTGCCGGTTTCAACCGTGCGCTGGATGCTGTACGACCGATCGGCTCTTTGATCAAGCCGGCGGTTTATCTGACAGCCCTTGAGAAACCGAGCCAGTACACATTGACCAGTTGGCTGTCGGACGATTCCTTCTCGGTCAAAGGCGCGGACGGTCAAGTCTGGAAACCGCAGAACTACGATCGCCGATCCCATGGCACTGTGTTTCTGTATCAGGGCCTGGCGCATTCCTACAACCTGTCGACCGCGCGTCTCGGGTTGGCGGTGGGCGTACCGAATGTCCTGAAGACCCTGGCGCGTCTCGGTGTGAGTCGCGAATTCCCGGCGTTCCCGTCGATGTTGCTGGGCGCTGGCGGTCTGACCCCGATCGAAGTCGCGACGATGTACCAGACGCTGGCCAATGGTGGCTTCAACACGCCGATGCGCGGGATTCGCAGCGTATTGACTGCAGAAGGCGAACCGCTCAAGCGTTATCCGTTCCAGATTCAGCAGCGTTTCGATCCGGCCTCCATTTACCTGGTCCAGAGCGCCATGCAGCGGGTCATGCGTGAAGGTACCGGCAGTTCGGTTTACAACGTGCTGCCGAAAACCCTGACGTTGGCCGGCAAGACCGGTACCAGTAACGATTCGCGGGACAGCTGGTTTGCCGGTTTCAGTCAGGACCTGCTGGCAGTGGTCTGGCTGGGTCGCGATGACAACGGCAAGACACCGTTCACCGGCGCCACCGGTGCGTTGCAGGTCTGGACCAGTTTCATGCGCAAGGCCGATCCGTTGCCGCTGGACATGCCGCAGCCAGACAACATTGTTCAGGCCTGGGTCGATTCGCGTACCGGACAAGGCTCTGATGCCAACTGCCCAGGCGCGGTGCAGATGCCGTATATTCGCGGCAGCGAACCGCCTCCCGGTGCCGCTTGCGGTGGCGAAAGCCCTGTTTCCGGCGAAACGGTGATGGATTGGGTCAAGGGCTGGATGAATTAA
- a CDS encoding AAA family ATPase has product MSQSLIAALQNPALYPHPVDGFQVIETHISWVILTGPFAYKVKKPVNFGFLDFTNLDARKHFCAEELRLNQRLTNDLYLEVLPITGSAEAPQLGGEGPVVDYALKMRQFPQSGLLSTLQANGELTTAHIDEMAVQIAQFHLNAPKVPAEHEAGTPDSVMAPVRQNFEQIRPFLSDKADLLQLDALQAWAESSFERLKPLFAQRKADGFIRECHGDIHLGNATVIDGKVVIFDCIEFNEPFRFTDVYADTGFLAMDLEDRGLKSLARRFISQYLELTGDYQGLELLNFYKAYRSLVRAKVSLFSMPAEAAPVQRATTLRQYRNYANLAESYSTIPSRFMAITHGVSAVGKSHVAMRLVEALGAIRLRSDVERKRLFGEQTVANDPQAGIYSADATAATYTRLHEIASVILRAGFPVVIDATYLKRDQRDGAAKIAEATGAPFLILDCNAPQAVIESWLALRQADKKDPSDATLAVIEAQQATREALTPEEILCSKRVQTNESGTLDTVVAQIRQRLPGL; this is encoded by the coding sequence GTGAGCCAGTCCCTGATCGCCGCCCTGCAAAACCCGGCCCTCTACCCGCATCCCGTAGACGGGTTCCAGGTCATCGAAACCCATATTTCCTGGGTCATCCTCACCGGCCCGTTTGCTTATAAAGTGAAGAAGCCGGTGAATTTCGGCTTTCTCGACTTCACCAACCTCGACGCTCGCAAGCATTTTTGCGCGGAAGAGCTGCGTCTTAACCAGCGCCTGACCAACGATTTGTACCTCGAAGTATTGCCAATCACCGGCAGCGCCGAAGCCCCACAACTGGGCGGCGAGGGTCCGGTCGTCGATTACGCACTGAAAATGCGTCAATTCCCACAGAGCGGGTTACTCAGCACCCTACAAGCCAATGGTGAATTGACCACGGCGCACATCGACGAGATGGCCGTACAGATCGCCCAATTCCACCTCAACGCACCGAAAGTGCCTGCCGAACACGAAGCCGGTACGCCGGACAGCGTGATGGCACCTGTACGCCAGAACTTCGAACAGATCCGCCCGTTCCTCAGCGACAAGGCCGATCTGCTGCAACTGGATGCGCTGCAAGCCTGGGCCGAAAGCAGCTTCGAACGCCTCAAGCCACTGTTCGCCCAGCGCAAGGCCGACGGTTTCATCCGCGAATGCCACGGTGACATCCACCTGGGCAACGCCACCGTGATCGACGGCAAGGTCGTGATCTTCGACTGCATCGAGTTCAACGAACCGTTCCGCTTTACCGACGTTTATGCCGACACCGGCTTCCTGGCGATGGATCTGGAAGACCGCGGCCTGAAGAGCCTGGCGCGTCGCTTCATCAGCCAATACCTGGAATTGACCGGCGATTACCAGGGCCTTGAGTTGCTGAACTTCTATAAAGCCTATCGCTCACTGGTTCGCGCCAAGGTCAGCCTGTTCAGCATGCCGGCTGAAGCCGCCCCGGTGCAGCGAGCCACCACCCTGCGCCAGTACCGCAATTACGCCAACCTGGCGGAAAGCTACAGCACCATTCCTTCGCGCTTCATGGCCATCACCCACGGTGTTTCTGCCGTCGGCAAAAGCCACGTGGCCATGCGCCTGGTGGAAGCGTTGGGCGCCATTCGCCTGCGTTCCGATGTAGAGCGCAAACGTCTGTTCGGCGAGCAAACCGTGGCAAACGACCCTCAGGCCGGCATCTATAGCGCCGACGCAACTGCCGCCACTTATACCCGACTGCATGAAATCGCCTCGGTGATCCTGCGGGCAGGCTTCCCCGTGGTAATCGATGCGACATACCTAAAACGCGACCAACGTGACGGCGCAGCAAAAATCGCCGAAGCCACCGGCGCGCCCTTCCTGATCCTCGATTGCAATGCGCCGCAAGCGGTGATCGAGAGCTGGCTGGCCCTGCGTCAGGCAGACAAAAAGGATCCATCCGACGCCACCCTGGCGGTTATCGAAGCCCAACAGGCCACTCGTGAGGCTCTGACGCCAGAAGAGATTCTCTGCAGTAAACGCGTTCAGACCAATGAAAGCGGAACCCTGGACACAGTCGTTGCACAGATTCGCCAGCGCCTGCCGGGCCTGTAA
- a CDS encoding pentapeptide repeat-containing protein: protein MSQPKLLDTPLYALLHKDDITGFNNERPKEGPVDMVGGDFRGLDLRELNADGIDFTDAYFRSADLRGIDFRNASLEGASLAHAQISGAYFPPELSADEILMSMNFGTRLRYRTR from the coding sequence ATGAGCCAGCCGAAACTTCTCGATACCCCGCTTTATGCTTTGCTGCACAAAGACGACATCACTGGCTTCAACAACGAGCGCCCGAAAGAAGGACCTGTCGACATGGTCGGTGGCGATTTCCGGGGGCTGGACCTGCGTGAACTGAACGCCGACGGCATCGACTTTACCGATGCCTATTTCCGTTCCGCCGACTTGCGCGGCATCGACTTTCGCAACGCTTCCCTGGAAGGCGCGAGCCTGGCTCACGCACAGATCTCCGGCGCCTACTTCCCGCCAGAACTGAGTGCTGACGAGATCCTGATGTCGATGAATTTCGGTACACGCCTGCGTTATCGCACCCGCTAA
- a CDS encoding TfoX/Sxy family protein, whose protein sequence is MNDELQHLKNLGKTSAQWLHAVGIHSASDLRRLGAVDAYRAVRTRGFRASKVLLYAIEGALMDVHWNDIPAERKDALNKQLEAISSRHKN, encoded by the coding sequence ATGAATGATGAACTGCAGCACCTGAAGAATCTTGGCAAGACGTCGGCGCAGTGGCTACATGCCGTGGGCATTCACAGCGCCTCGGACTTGCGTCGCCTGGGGGCGGTGGATGCTTATCGGGCCGTGCGCACGCGCGGGTTTCGGGCATCCAAGGTGTTGTTGTATGCCATCGAAGGTGCCCTGATGGATGTGCACTGGAATGACATTCCCGCCGAGCGCAAGGACGCCCTGAACAAACAGCTGGAAGCTATTTCGTCACGTCACAAGAACTGA